The DNA region TCCCGTCGTACTCGTTGCCGCACGTGGCGCACTTACCCATGGTCGGTCCTTTCGTTCGGCTTCGTCACCCGGCCTCACACCGGGCATGACTCCGGGCTTCACTCCGGACACCACGCGGCCCGGGGCCCCACAGGGGGCACCGGGCCGCACGGTCTCTAGGTGAAGATGCTCACCCCACCGGGGCCGACCAACAGACCGACCACGATGAGGACAGCTCCCCACAGGATTTGGCCACGGACCAGCGCAAGGATTCCGCCGATCACCAGGACTGCCGCGATCAGCCATAGGAGTAGTGCCATTTTGATCTCACCTCGGTGTGTAGTTGTTGCGGGGGAAAGCTCAGACGTTCCCGTCCAAGCGGCTACGGAGCAGGGCCTTCGCCTCCTCGGCACCCTGCACGGAGTTGGCCTGAGCACGGACGAACAGGTCCTCCAGGTCGGTGTCCTTCGAACGGCGCGCGTCCTCGATGTAGGTGTCCAGACGCAGCGCGTTGTCCAGGCAGGCCTCGGTGAACCAGATGAGGTTGTAGTCCTTGTCAGGGGTTCCCGTGACGGTTCCGGTCTCAACGCTCTTCGTGGTCATGCGGATCACTCCTCATGAGTTCTCTCGTGCGTACGGCCCCACCGGTACCCACCTCGCGCGCCCGTAAACCCTCCGACCGGGAAACGATCAGGAGAGAGCGAACCTCTCCCAGGAACGGTGCGCGCCCAGGAGGTCGGGAAGCTCCGCGGCGACCATCGATCCGGACGCCTCCGCCTTGACGCCCGGCGCGGGCACGGCGATACCCGCCGTCGCGATGACCTCGACCCCGTCACCCCAGGCCAGGAGCGCCTTGCCGTGCCGGAAGATCTCCTCGACCAGCAGCATCACGTGCGGGTCCGAGGCGACCGAGGCCGCGCCGTCGGCGACCACGAGCGCGTCGAGCTCGACCGAGCGAGCGGTGGCGAACGTACGCTGCACGGTCAGGTCGTCGCCGAGCGGTGCCGCGGTCGGGGCGACCAGCAGCGGCATCATCCGCGACCCGAGGAGCGCCGTACGCAGCCCGTCGATCTCGTCGGCCGGGCTGTCCGGGCTGGCGACGATCCCGACGACCCGGCCGTCCGGCGGGTAGGAGCCACCGAGCATCGACAGGGCCGGGCTGGGCTCCGGGTCTGCGAGCTCACCCGTCGGCGAGGGCGCCGGTAGGCCGAGGGCGGTGGCGACACCGCCGCACAGGTCCGGGGCGATCTCGGCCAGGCACTGGAGCTGGCGCTCCCGGATCTCCGGCTCGTGGACCTTGCCCAGCTCGAAGGCGTACGCCGCGACGATGTGCTGCTTCTCCACCGGTGTCATCGACAGCCAGAAGAGCCGCGCCTGGCTGAAGTGGTCGTCGAACGAGGCCGGCTGCGTGCGCTGCTTGACCGTCTCGGGCACCGTCACCGGGTTGTCCAGGAAGGCTCCCTGCGGGTCGCCGGCCAGGAACGGGCAGCCGCCGTCGAGCGAGTTCGGGTGGTAGGGCGCCACCCCACGGTGCACCTCGTGCTGGTGGAGCCCGTCGCGCAGCATGTCGTTGACCGGCGCGTGCGGGCGGTTGACCGGGATCTGGTTGAAGTTGGGCCCGCCGAGCCGGGTCAGCTGGGTGTCGACGTAGGAGAAGAGCCGGGCCTGCAGCAGCGCGTCGTCGGTGACGTCGATGCCCGGCACCAGGTTGCCGACGTGGAAGGCGACCTGCTCGGTCTCGGCGAAGAAGTTGTCCGGGTTGCGGTCCAGGACCAGCCGGCCGATCGTCTGGACCGGCGCGATCTCCTCGGGAACGAGCTTGGTCGGGTCGAGCAGGTCGATGCCCTCGTAGGTCTGCTCGGGGGTGTCCGGGAAGACCTGGACGCCCAGCTCCCACTCCGGGTAGGCACCGGCCTCGATCGCGTCGGCGAGGTCGCGGCGGTGGAAGTCCGGGTCGAAGCCGCCGAGCATCTGGGCCTCCTCCCAAAGCAGGCCGTGCACCCCGAGCTTCGGCTTCCAGTGGAACTTGGCCAGGCTCGTCCTCCCCGCCGCGTTGACCAGCCGGAAGGTGTGCACGCCGAAGCCCTCCATCATCCGGTAGGAGCGGGAGATGCCGCGGTCGGACATGTTCCACAGCGTGTGGTGCTGGGCCTCGGTGTGCAGGGAGACGAAGTCCCAGAAGGTGTCGTGCGCGGACTGCGCCTGCGGGATCTCGCGGTCGGGATGCGGCTTGCCGGCGTGGATCACGTCGGGGAACTTGATGCCGTCCTGGATGAAGAAGACCGGGATGTTGTTGCCGACGAGGTCGAAGGTGCCCTCCTCGGTGTAGAACTTCGTCGCGAACCCGCGGGTGTCGCGCACCGTGTCCGCGCTGCCCCGCGAGCCCAGCACCGTGGAGAACCGCACGAAGACCGGCGTCTCCCGGCCCTCGGCGAGGAAGCCGGCGCTGGTGACGGTCTCGGCGGTTCCGTACGCCGTGAAGGTGCCGTGCGCCCCGGCACCGCGGGCGTGGACCACGCGTTCGGGGATCCGCTCGTGGTCGAAGTGGGTGATCTTCTCGCGAAGATGGTGGTCCTGGAGCAGGGTCGGGCCGCGTTCGCCCGCCTTGAGGGACTTGTCGGTCTCGCGGAGGCGCACACCGCCTGAGGTGGTCAGCCACTCGGTCTGGTCGGGGGTGCCAGGGCTCGGCGTGTCGGTCATGGCGGTCCTTCGGTCGGGGAACGGGCTTTACCTCCCGTACCCGCCCCCGCGCCCCGCGATGCCCGAACGCGCCCGTCTCAGCTGGCGCTGCTGCTGGCCACCCAGCGGAGCACGTCGTCCCACTCGTCGAGGAACCGGTCCAGGCCGTAGCGCCGTCTGGCATGCCGGCGCCCGATGAGGCCGGCCTCCTCGGCGACGTCGGGATCCTTCATCAGGTGACGTACGGCCGGGACGATCTCGTCGCGGCGGGTGGTGACGAAGCCGGCCTCGTGCGGCACCGCGAGCGGGGTCTCGGTCGTGGCCAGGGCGACGACCGGCATGCCGAGGTGCATCGCCTCGATCAGGGAGAGCCCCAGCGAGGTCCAGCGGTTGAGGTGCACGTACACACGACGCCGCGCGAGGTGGTCGTGCAGATCCTGCTGCGAGTAGTTCTCGTACGTCCGCAGCCCCTGGTAGTCGGGCAGCCGCTCCACGCGCATGCCGAAGACGTCGGCGCCGACGCCCTCGGCCAGCGCCGGGATGAGGTCGGCGCCGACCGAGCGGCCGCGGCGTACCGGATCGTTGACGACCACCCCGGCGCGCTCGATGTCGCCGGTGTAGCGACGGCCCGGGTCGACGATGCCGTGCTCGATCACCGTGGTCGGGGTGCCGCTGCAGTCCCAGACGAGGTCGTTGAAGCCGGTGACGTGCACGATCGGGATGCCGCCGCCGGCCATCGGGTGACGGGTGTCGGGCACGGCACCGGCCGGGGTGTTGTGCTCCAGATAGATCGCCGGTACGTCGCGGCCAGGCCGCCGTCCGCCGAGCCACCGCTCGGCCAGGTCGACCTCGTGCGGGCGCTGCAGGACGACGACGTCGACCTCCTCCTGCGCGAGGGCGTCGCTGCTCACCTCGCGAGCCGACGACGGCCAGTCCCAGGTGCGGGCCCGGCCGAGGCCGTCGGGGCCGCGGTCGGGGGTGGTCGGCAGCAGGTAGTCGTGGCGGCCGTGCACGAACGCCGTCGTCCAGGAGCCGTGCACGTGCCAGATCAGGATTCTCATTCCCCTTCAGTGCCCGGGAGCACCTTCGGTGATGCGGCGGTGCGAGACAAGTTCCGCGGTGAGGCGACTCAAAGCGCTTCGCCCCGGGTACGGGAAGCACTTCGCATCCCTATCCGGTCCGGAAGGCAGCACAGATGAAGGTCCTTGGCGTCAACGCCCTCTTCCACGACCCCAGCGCAGCACTCGTCATCGACGGCAGGACGGTCGCGGCGGCCGAGGAGGAGCGCTTCTCGCGCCGCAAGCACGGCCACCGCCCGGTGCCGTTCGCGGCGTGGGAGCTCCCCGACCACGCGATCCGATGGTGCCTGGAGGAGGCCGGGCTCGAGCCCGGCGACCTGGACGCCGTCGCCTACTCCTACGACTTCTCCCTGGCCCGGCCGGCGGACGAGATGGGGCTGCACGACCCGTGGGACGGCCTGCGCCAGGCGTACGCCGCCCACGCACCGGACTTCCTGACCAACATCCTGCCCGGCCTGGACCGGGCCGACGTACGCTTCGTCCCCCACCACGTCGCCCACGCCGCCTCCGCGGCGCTGGCCTCGCCCTACGTCGCCGAAGGCAGCGACGTGCTGGTCCTCGACGGCCGCGGTGAGTGCCACAGCCATCTCGCCGGGCGCTACGACGCCGACGGGTCGCTGACGACCCTGCGCAGCCAGGAGCTGCCGCACTCGCTCGGACTGGTCTTCGAGGAGCTCACCGAGCATCTGGGGTTCCTGCGCGCCAACGACGAGTACAAGGTGATGGCGCTCGCCTCCTACGGCAAGCCGTTCGCGTCCAGCGGCCACCGGATGGACGAGCTCACCGAGCGGATCCGGCTCACCGGGGACGGCGGATTCATCACCGAGCCGATCGACTGGTCCGCCCTCGCGCCACGGCTGCGGCCCGGCGAGGCCTGGACCGTCGACCATGCCGACCTGGCCGCGAGCGTGCAGCTGCGCTTCGAGGAGGTGCTGGTCGAGCTCGCCCGGTGGCTGCGTGGGCGGACCGGCGGCAGCCACCTGACCCTCGCCGGCGGGGTGGCGCTCAACTGCGTCGCCAACACCCGGCTGGTCGAGCGCAGCGGCTACGAGAACATCTGGGTGCAGCCGGCCGCGGGCGACGCCGGGACGGCGCTCGGCGCCGCGCTGCAGATCGCCGCCGACAACGGCGACCGCCTGGAGCCCATGCCCGGCGCCGACCTGGGACGCGGATGGCCGGAGGAGGAGATCGAGGCGACGCTGCGTACGGCCCGGGTGGCCTACGAGCGTCCCGCCGACCTCGCCGCGACCGTGGCCGAGTGCCTGGCCGACAACGGGATCGTCGCGTGGTTCCAGGGACGCAGCGAGTTCGGCCCGCGCGCCCTCGGGCACCGCTCGCTGCTCGCCCACCCTGGCCGCCAGGAGAACCTCGAGCGGATCAACGACGTCAAGGGCCGCGAGCAGTTCCGGCCGGTGGCGCCGATGGTGCTCGCCGAGCGCGCGGCCGACATCTTCGAGCGCGGACCGCTGCCCTCCCCCTACATGCTGTTCGTCCACGACGTCACCGCGGAGTGGCACCCGCTGATCCCGGCGGTGACCCACGTCGACGGCACCGCCCGGGTGCAGACGGTCGATCCGCAGCACGAGCCGCTGGTGGCGCGGATGCTCGCCGAGTTCGAGGCCCGGACCGGGCTCCCCGTCGTCGTCAACACCAGCCTGAACACCGCGGGCCGGCCGATGGTCGACTCGCCCCGGGACGCGCTGGAGTGCTTCGGGTCGGCGCCGATCGACCTGCTCGCCATCGGCCCGTTCGTCGTACGCCGCGCAAGGACGAGCTCATGACCATCGAGACCACCATCGTCATCCCGACCGTCGGCCGGCCGAGCCTGCGGGTGCTGCTGGACGCGCTGGCGAACCAGACCGTGCCGCTGCACCGTCCGGTGATCGTGGCCGACGACCGCCCCGACGGGGACGACCTGGTCCTCGACGACCTCTCGATCGACGTCGAGGTCGTCCGGACCGGAGGCGGCGGCCCCGCCCGCGCGCGCAACATCGGCTGGCGGCACACCCGCACGCCGTGGGTCTCCTTCCTCGACGACGACGTGGTGCCGGACGCGTCCTGGTATCGCGACCTGATCGCCGACCTGCGCCTGCTCGAGGACTACCCCGAGCAGGAGATCATCGGCAGCCAGGGCCGGCTCACCGTCCCGCTTCCCGAGGATCGTCGCCCCACCGACTGGGAGCGCGGCACCGCGAGCCTGGAGACCTCGGCGTGGATCACCGCCGACATGAGCTACCGCCGCGACCGGCTGGCCGAGGCGGGCGGCTTCGACGAGCGCTTCCAGCGGGCCTTCCGCGAGGACGCCGACCTGGCCCTACGCCTCGGCGCCGACCGTGGCCGGATCGTCGTCGGCAGCCGGCACGTGACCCATCCGGTGCGGCCCTCCGACGACTGGGCCAGCGTGCGCGCCCAGGCGGGCAACGCCGACGACATCCTGATGCGTGCGCTCCACGGACCCGGGTGGCACGAGCGGGCGAACGCGCCCGAGGGCCGTCGCAAGTCCCACCTGGCCACCACCGCCGCCGGAGCGCTCGCCGTCGCCGGACTGCTGTCCCGACGCCGCCGGCTCGCCAGGGCCGGTGCCCTCGGCTGGCTCGCGGGCACCGCCGCGCTCGCCCGGCATCGCATCGCCCCCGGCCCGAGGACCCCTGCCGAGATCCGGCGGATGGTGCTGACCAGCGCCGCGATCCCTGCGGCGGCGACGTGGCATCTGCTCCGGGGCGTACGCCGCCACCACGGCGCGACGCCGTGGCGGGGCATCCCGGAACTGGTCCTGCTCGACCGGGACGGGACCCTGATCGAGGATGTGCCCTACAACGGCGACCCCGACCTGGTGCGCCCGCTCCCCGGTGTCCGCGAGGCCCTCGACCGGCTCCGCGCGGAGGGCGTGCGGCTCATGATCGTGACCAACCAGTCCGGCATCGGCCGCGGCGTCATCAGCGAGGAGCAGGTCGACGCCGTCGACCAGCGGGTCATCGAGCTGCTGGGCCCGTTCGAGGCGGTGCTCCGCTGCCCGCACTCCCCCGACGACCGCTGCGGGTGTCGCAAGCCCGGCCCCGACCTGATCAAGCGTGCCCTCGCCAGCACCGGCGTACATCCCGACCGCGCGATCATGGTCGGCGACATCGGCAGCGACATGGAGGCCGCCAAGCACGCCGGTGTGAGCGGCTGCCTGGTTCCGACGCTGCGCACCCGCCGCGATGAGATCGACGCCGCCGCCCCGCGCACCGCCGCCGGCCTCGTCCAGGCCGTCGACCTGATGCTGGGAGGCGTGTGGTGAGGACCCTCGTCGTACGCCTGGACTCGATGGGCGACGTGCTTCTCGCCGGGCCGGCGGTCCGCGCGATGGCCGCGACCAGCGACCACCTGACGATGCTGTGCGGCCCGCTGGGCCGCGAGGCGGCCGAGCTGCTGCCCGGCGTCGACGAGGTGCTGTGCTGGGAGGCGCCGTGGATCGTCGCGGACCCGCCACCGGTCGATGCCGACGAGGTCGACCTGCTGCGCAAGCGGCTCGAGGCCGGGCTGTTCGACCGGGCCGTGGTCCTGACCAGCTTCCACCAGTCGCCGCTGCCGACCGCGCTCGTCCTCAGGCTTGCCGGGATCGGCCGGGTGGCCGCGGTGAGCACCGACTACCCCGGCTCGCTGCTCGACCACCGGGTGCGCGTCGAGGAGGACATCCCCGAGCCCGAACGGGCGCTCGCCGTCGCCACCGCCTGCGGCGGCCGGCTGCCCGACGGCGACGACGGCCGGCTCGCGGTCAGTGTCGGCCTCAGGGTCCACCGCGTCACAGACGACCTTCCGGTGCCCTACGTCGCCCTCCATCCCGGCACCTCGGCACCTGCTCGCGCCTGGCCGCCGGACCGTTTCCGGGAGCTGGCCGAGCAGCTGAGCGGCCTCGGGCTCGGTGTCGTCGTCACCGGCGGCCCCGAGGAGCGCCGGCTCACCGCGTACGTCGCCGGCGGACGCGGCACCGACCTGGGCGGGACGCTCGGCCTGAACGAGCTCGCCGGCGTCCTCGAGCAGGCCGAGGCGGTGGTGGTCGGCAACACCGGCCCCGCCCACTTGGCCGCCGCCGTCGGCACCCCGGTGGTCTCGCTCTACGCCCCGACGATCAGCGCCGAGCGCTGGGCACCCTACGGCGTCGACCGGGTGCTCCTCGGCGACCAGCACGCTCCCTGCCGCGACACCCGCGCTCGCGAGTGCCCCGTTCCCGGGCACCCGTGCCTGACCAGCGTCACGCCGGACGATGTCGTCACCGCGCTCGGCACCCTCGGCGTACGTCCATCCGAAACCGTGGGAAGGGGCCGCTGATGCGCGTCGCACTCGTCTCTGAACATGCCAACCCGCTCGCCGCTCTCGGCCGTGAGGACGCCGGTGGGCAGAACGTCCACGTCGCCGCGCTGGCCGCCGGCCTGGCGCAGAACGGCCACGAGGTGACCGTCTACACCAGGCGCGACGACCTCGCTACACCGGCACGTGTCCGGACCGACGGCTACGTGGTCGAGCACGTCCCGGCCGGGCCGCCGGCCGAGGTCGCCAAGGACGACCTTCTCCCCTACATCCCGGAGCTGGCCAGGCGACTGCAGGAGGCATGGCTCATCGAGCCGCCCGACCTGGTCCACACGCACTTCTGGATGAGCGGGCTGGCCTCGCTCCCCGGCGTCCGGGAGCAGGGGGTTCCGCTGGTGCAGTCCTTCCATGCCCTCGGGTCGGTCAAGCGCCGCCAGCAGGGTGACGCCGACACCAGCCCGCCCGAGCGGATCGAGCACGAGCGGCGGCTGTGCGTCGA from Nocardioides luteus includes:
- a CDS encoding glycosyltransferase family 9 protein: MRTLVVRLDSMGDVLLAGPAVRAMAATSDHLTMLCGPLGREAAELLPGVDEVLCWEAPWIVADPPPVDADEVDLLRKRLEAGLFDRAVVLTSFHQSPLPTALVLRLAGIGRVAAVSTDYPGSLLDHRVRVEEDIPEPERALAVATACGGRLPDGDDGRLAVSVGLRVHRVTDDLPVPYVALHPGTSAPARAWPPDRFRELAEQLSGLGLGVVVTGGPEERRLTAYVAGGRGTDLGGTLGLNELAGVLEQAEAVVVGNTGPAHLAAAVGTPVVSLYAPTISAERWAPYGVDRVLLGDQHAPCRDTRARECPVPGHPCLTSVTPDDVVTALGTLGVRPSETVGRGR
- a CDS encoding carbamoyltransferase family protein; this encodes MKVLGVNALFHDPSAALVIDGRTVAAAEEERFSRRKHGHRPVPFAAWELPDHAIRWCLEEAGLEPGDLDAVAYSYDFSLARPADEMGLHDPWDGLRQAYAAHAPDFLTNILPGLDRADVRFVPHHVAHAASAALASPYVAEGSDVLVLDGRGECHSHLAGRYDADGSLTTLRSQELPHSLGLVFEELTEHLGFLRANDEYKVMALASYGKPFASSGHRMDELTERIRLTGDGGFITEPIDWSALAPRLRPGEAWTVDHADLAASVQLRFEEVLVELARWLRGRTGGSHLTLAGGVALNCVANTRLVERSGYENIWVQPAAGDAGTALGAALQIAADNGDRLEPMPGADLGRGWPEEEIEATLRTARVAYERPADLAATVAECLADNGIVAWFQGRSEFGPRALGHRSLLAHPGRQENLERINDVKGREQFRPVAPMVLAERAADIFERGPLPSPYMLFVHDVTAEWHPLIPAVTHVDGTARVQTVDPQHEPLVARMLAEFEARTGLPVVVNTSLNTAGRPMVDSPRDALECFGSAPIDLLAIGPFVVRRARTSS
- a CDS encoding HAD-IIIA family hydrolase, with translation MTIETTIVIPTVGRPSLRVLLDALANQTVPLHRPVIVADDRPDGDDLVLDDLSIDVEVVRTGGGGPARARNIGWRHTRTPWVSFLDDDVVPDASWYRDLIADLRLLEDYPEQEIIGSQGRLTVPLPEDRRPTDWERGTASLETSAWITADMSYRRDRLAEAGGFDERFQRAFREDADLALRLGADRGRIVVGSRHVTHPVRPSDDWASVRAQAGNADDILMRALHGPGWHERANAPEGRRKSHLATTAAGALAVAGLLSRRRRLARAGALGWLAGTAALARHRIAPGPRTPAEIRRMVLTSAAIPAAATWHLLRGVRRHHGATPWRGIPELVLLDRDGTLIEDVPYNGDPDLVRPLPGVREALDRLRAEGVRLMIVTNQSGIGRGVISEEQVDAVDQRVIELLGPFEAVLRCPHSPDDRCGCRKPGPDLIKRALASTGVHPDRAIMVGDIGSDMEAAKHAGVSGCLVPTLRTRRDEIDAAAPRTAAGLVQAVDLMLGGVW
- a CDS encoding glycosyltransferase codes for the protein MRILIWHVHGSWTTAFVHGRHDYLLPTTPDRGPDGLGRARTWDWPSSAREVSSDALAQEEVDVVVLQRPHEVDLAERWLGGRRPGRDVPAIYLEHNTPAGAVPDTRHPMAGGGIPIVHVTGFNDLVWDCSGTPTTVIEHGIVDPGRRYTGDIERAGVVVNDPVRRGRSVGADLIPALAEGVGADVFGMRVERLPDYQGLRTYENYSQQDLHDHLARRRVYVHLNRWTSLGLSLIEAMHLGMPVVALATTETPLAVPHEAGFVTTRRDEIVPAVRHLMKDPDVAEEAGLIGRRHARRRYGLDRFLDEWDDVLRWVASSSAS
- a CDS encoding GPGG-motif small membrane protein, with the translated sequence MALLLWLIAAVLVIGGILALVRGQILWGAVLIVVGLLVGPGGVSIFT
- a CDS encoding catalase; translated protein: MTDTPSPGTPDQTEWLTTSGGVRLRETDKSLKAGERGPTLLQDHHLREKITHFDHERIPERVVHARGAGAHGTFTAYGTAETVTSAGFLAEGRETPVFVRFSTVLGSRGSADTVRDTRGFATKFYTEEGTFDLVGNNIPVFFIQDGIKFPDVIHAGKPHPDREIPQAQSAHDTFWDFVSLHTEAQHHTLWNMSDRGISRSYRMMEGFGVHTFRLVNAAGRTSLAKFHWKPKLGVHGLLWEEAQMLGGFDPDFHRRDLADAIEAGAYPEWELGVQVFPDTPEQTYEGIDLLDPTKLVPEEIAPVQTIGRLVLDRNPDNFFAETEQVAFHVGNLVPGIDVTDDALLQARLFSYVDTQLTRLGGPNFNQIPVNRPHAPVNDMLRDGLHQHEVHRGVAPYHPNSLDGGCPFLAGDPQGAFLDNPVTVPETVKQRTQPASFDDHFSQARLFWLSMTPVEKQHIVAAYAFELGKVHEPEIRERQLQCLAEIAPDLCGGVATALGLPAPSPTGELADPEPSPALSMLGGSYPPDGRVVGIVASPDSPADEIDGLRTALLGSRMMPLLVAPTAAPLGDDLTVQRTFATARSVELDALVVADGAASVASDPHVMLLVEEIFRHGKALLAWGDGVEVIATAGIAVPAPGVKAEASGSMVAAELPDLLGAHRSWERFALS